The nucleotide sequence TTCACAAGGAATTCCCTGCACAGATTCGGGAAAAGCATCAAAAAAGGACTCCTGCGACCAGGGAAAGGGATAGGGGTTGGCTTCGCGAATGGGAAAAAAGTCTGCTTTTACCTCATCTTCAGGAAAAGCGGATAACACCCTGTCAGCGATTTCCTTTAGCTGCCCCGATTGCGTGAAAAAAATAACAAGGATGTGTTTCATAGCTCCTTCTATTTACCGTATCAAATATTCCCAAAGTGGTCCTTTTTTATTCTTCTTACGCATCTTTTCCATCACCTTTTCGTGGTCTTCATCCGGGAATACCCAGCGTCTGCCTGTTTGTGCGGCTCTCCCTTTCAGATCCTCAAGATGAACACCCGGAGCTATATAATACCGGGGCTCAAGCAACTCTTCCTCCCTGCTCATCAAACCCTCTTTTATAGCTGACTCATGAAGTGGTGTTCCCGGATAGATACGCATACCAACAAATGGAAAGAAAACACTATTATTAATCCTTTTGGAGTTTTCAAATGTCTCTGAAAGCGATTTTTCCGTTTCACCAATTCCTCCCAGGATAAGAAAATGAGCAAAATAAATATCCAGTTCATTGCACCAGGCCGAAGCACGGATTACCTCTTCGGCACTGAACTCTTTTCCATAAGATTTAAGAGTAATATCACTCAATGCTTCCGTTCCAAACTCGATGTGAGTCAGTCCGGCTCTTTTCATCAGAGCCAGAAAATCGCGCTCAAGGTGGGTTATGGTAAAATAAGCCCCCCATCGGATCCTGAGATCTTTACGGATCAGAAGTTCTGCAAGTTCCCTGTTAAATCGGTTGTTTATATTAAAAACCGAATCCGTAAAAAACACATAATCAATGTTGCTTTCCTTTCGAAGGCGTTCCAGTGTTTCGACAATCTGCCCCGGATCAAGAGTTCTTACATGCCTGCCCTCAATAAGCGGATACGTGCAATAAACACAGCGGAAAGGACATCCTCGCTTCGTCTGGATATTGAGCATCCCGCTGTGATGCCAGTAATAACCCAGCAGATCCGGATCAAAATTCAATTCAAGGCTTCGTACATACTTCTTTCGGGGATTAATCCTAACTCCTTTTCCATCATTAAACACCAAACCTTCTATGGCCTTAATATCCATGCCTTCCTCCAAACCGGAAATAAGCTTATACATGCTTTCTTCCCCTTCCCCGATAATCCCATAGTCAGGACCTAACTCCCGGAAAAAAAGCTCCGGAAAAATAGAAAAGGCAGATCCTCCAATGATGATCATTGCATTTCCGCTTTTTCTCGAAACTTCAACCAGTTCACGGTAACCGCCTGCAAAACTTTCTCTGGAAGTAGAATCCACATCATCGGCATTTCTGAGCGAAATACCAATATATCCGGGCTGGAAGTCGTCTATGTATTCCTGCAATTCCATAGGAGAGGCTAAGTTCATATCGAAAACCCTGATGTCAAAATCCTGTAGGTTCTTCTTCAGATATGTGTGAATATAGGCAATTCCCAAAGGATAAACCGGGTAGGGCACTTTAAAACGGTTGGCAGAAATAAGCAGTATCTTTTTGCTCATGCGTCGATCCCCCAGAAATCATGAAAATTAAACCAGTGCTCCGGATAAGCTTTCACCTTTTCTTCCAGGCATTTAACGTAATCTTCAAGAATGATTTTTGCCGAATCATGCTTTCCTTCCGTTTTCTGCCGGGAATATACTTTGGGCTTGCTGGCAAAAAAATGATAATGTTTCCAGCTTTCCTTCATGGC is from Bacteroidota bacterium and encodes:
- a CDS encoding radical SAM protein codes for the protein MSKKILLISANRFKVPYPVYPLGIAYIHTYLKKNLQDFDIRVFDMNLASPMELQEYIDDFQPGYIGISLRNADDVDSTSRESFAGGYRELVEVSRKSGNAMIIIGGSAFSIFPELFFRELGPDYGIIGEGEESMYKLISGLEEGMDIKAIEGLVFNDGKGVRINPRKKYVRSLELNFDPDLLGYYWHHSGMLNIQTKRGCPFRCVYCTYPLIEGRHVRTLDPGQIVETLERLRKESNIDYVFFTDSVFNINNRFNRELAELLIRKDLRIRWGAYFTITHLERDFLALMKRAGLTHIEFGTEALSDITLKSYGKEFSAEEVIRASAWCNELDIYFAHFLILGGIGETEKSLSETFENSKRINNSVFFPFVGMRIYPGTPLHESAIKEGLMSREEELLEPRYYIAPGVHLEDLKGRAAQTGRRWVFPDEDHEKVMEKMRKKNKKGPLWEYLIR